One Cyanobacterium sp. T60_A2020_053 DNA window includes the following coding sequences:
- a CDS encoding CopG family transcriptional regulator encodes MLTVNLPPNIESRYQVLAMELGKKQDDLLQEAIISYLEDLEDIRDAEYRLSNPQSYLTIDELEESLGLEN; translated from the coding sequence ATGTTAACAGTTAATTTACCGCCGAATATCGAAAGTCGTTATCAAGTTTTAGCTATGGAATTGGGCAAAAAACAAGATGATTTATTGCAAGAAGCAATCATTTCCTATTTAGAAGATTTGGAAGATATTAGAGATGCTGAATATCGCTTGAGTAATCCCCAATCTTATTTAACTATTGATGAATTGGAGGAAAGTCTTGGGTTGGAAAATTAG
- the rplT gene encoding 50S ribosomal protein L20, producing the protein MTRVKRGNVARKRRNKILKLAKGFRGSHSKLFRTANQQVMKALRNAYRDRRKKKRDFRRLWITRVNAAARLHGVSYSQLINKLDKANISLNRKMLALLAVQDMDAFQKVVELALQA; encoded by the coding sequence ATGACCAGAGTAAAAAGAGGTAACGTTGCCCGTAAAAGACGTAATAAAATTCTCAAGTTAGCTAAAGGTTTCAGAGGTTCTCATTCTAAGCTATTTCGTACTGCTAATCAGCAGGTAATGAAGGCTTTACGCAATGCTTACCGTGACCGTCGTAAGAAAAAAAGAGATTTTCGCCGTCTCTGGATTACCCGTGTTAATGCGGCAGCTAGGCTTCATGGTGTTAGCTATAGTCAATTAATTAACAAGTTAGATAAAGCTAATATCAGTTTAAACCGTAAAATGTTAGCGCTTTTAGCTGTGCAAGATATGGATGCTTTTCAGAAAGTTGTAGAGTTAGCTTTACAGGCTTAA
- the rpmI gene encoding 50S ribosomal protein L35, giving the protein MPKLKTKKSAAKRFRITGSGKKIMRRKANKNHLLEHKSAEQKRRRLSNIAVVDESDVKEVLLMLPYGTSR; this is encoded by the coding sequence ATGCCTAAACTAAAAACCAAAAAATCCGCAGCCAAACGTTTTCGGATTACAGGAAGCGGTAAAAAAATTATGCGCCGTAAAGCTAATAAAAATCACTTGTTAGAACATAAAAGCGCCGAACAAAAACGCCGTCGTTTAAGTAATATAGCTGTAGTGGACGAGAGTGACGTTAAAGAAGTGCTTCTCATGCTTCCCTACGGTACAAGTAGATAG
- a CDS encoding ssl1498 family light-harvesting-like protein — MPYTTEEGGRLNNFANEPKVYEAEPPTKNQKRNYVILGILGALLVGGVITITVYVSSM; from the coding sequence ATGCCATATACCACAGAAGAAGGCGGAAGATTAAATAATTTTGCCAATGAGCCTAAAGTTTATGAAGCCGAACCCCCCACTAAAAATCAAAAACGTAATTATGTAATTTTAGGCATTTTAGGCGCATTATTAGTTGGTGGAGTAATTACCATCACTGTCTATGTTTCTAGTATGTAA